The genomic stretch CATGGTGGTGTTTCGTTCACGTGACGCTCCGGCATTGTAGAGAGAGAAAGCGGAGGAGAGTGAtttagagagagagtgagagatagTGTTTGCGAGAATGGAAATGGAAGAAGATATGGAGGTTGAAGCTGAACCAGTGTTTGAAGCTCATGAAATCGACCTCGAGTACGAGTTTGATGCTGTACGGTTCTTTGATTTCACTCGGGAGGAGACTCATGCCGAGGCTTGTGAAGCTGAGTTGTGGTTCGAGTCCGCTAAGAGCTACCCGCCTTCTCGTGAGTCTTCAGAGCTTCTTGCTTTTCCCATTGTGTTGATTCTTACTTTTATGTGATTGCTTACCTTTGCTGTGTAATGACTACAAATTTGACTACTTTTTCTTGGCGTCATGCTTAGTTTTCCTgcatttttcattttcatttttattttttctgttttAGCTTTTGTGGCGAAGTTGGTTCTTGGAGAGGATGTTTTCCTGGGAAATGTGAACGTTTCACCAAAATCAGATAGAGAGAATCCGAGTTCTTCACTCTATGGCGGTTATCATGTTGGTGGAGATAAAGAAATTTGTGCAAATGACGTATATAATGGAGGTAATATGGATGATTATAGATGCTTACCTGAAAAAACCCAGTTGATCTCTGAAATTTATTGTTTATTCTATGTACCAGATTATGAAGCATTGCAAAGAGGGATCTTTGGTAATTTACAGAAAGTTTTGAATCAACCACATGGGTTATCTACAGGTGATCTAGTTAATGCTATGGGCTATGTACCAGATTATTAAGCTAGCTGATAGTTTAAAGTTATCATTACATTTAAGTTGTTATTTTACTAAACCCAACTACAATCTAGATGAAAGCATTATTTTCTAGCACCACATTTATTAAGTTAAATTATGTCAGTTCTTTCGTGATATTCATCTGCCATGAGTTTAATTACCCAAGTCATAAAGAAATACTGACAAGTCTACTTGACCAAATGTCAAAACATAATAAATTTTGTATGTTTTTGCTCTACAGGATTATACAATCACTTATCAAGTAGCAAACCAAAAGGTAAAACTAACGCGAGGGTCAAAGCATCTTGCAATAGGAGCTCAACTTTAATGAAGCCAACAGCAAGTCAGCTGGCTAAGCAAAATCGACCTGCTCAAGTTGGTAGTTCCAGGTACTTTCTTCACATCAAGTGTGATTATAGCTGCATTCAATTCCTTAATCCTCAGGGTGTTTATGATCAAGGAAACATTGAAGGTCAATTTCTTTTATAATTTGGTATTGTTGCTTTTTAGATTTCAGATGCTACCACTTCAAAACAATGAGAAGAGCTTATGTAGCTCTTCTGGAGTAGAAAATCAGGCTCCTAAGAGGCAAAAGTTAGATGGAGGTCAGTTACGCAAGGTACGGAGTGTCTCATTAGTATTTGTGCCTGGTATATGGATTCTATGATTGACGAAGTGAAATTTATTCACACGTGATATAGAAATTTATTTGTAAAATTAAGATTGGAGctggctctttttttttttttctcattttagGTCACTGATGGAAAGCAGCAAACTACTTTTGTCCACAAGGCTCCTAAAAAGGTAAGTTTCGCCACAAATTATATTTGCTACATAAACAGTTGAACTTTTTTTACATATCCAGAATGTCTTGCAGCAGGATGAAATCACTGATAAAAATGCTGTACATGCCAAGTTGCGGCTTACTATACCAAGAGAGCCTGAACTTGTTACGGCACACAGAGCACAAAGGACAAGGTCAGTATGTTTATATACCGTATCTTGTGGTGCAGAACACCTGCTCTAGCATGTGGTGAAATTAATACATTTCGGTATCAGGCCTAGGAGTGGAACAGAAATTGACCAAGCGACATCAACTGTTCGTAGATTTAAAGCGCGGCCGTTCAACAAAAAAGTTTGTACCTGCATTGTAATTGAGTTTGAATCTGAAAATTCTATGCTTTTACTTGT from Humulus lupulus chromosome 5, drHumLupu1.1, whole genome shotgun sequence encodes the following:
- the LOC133778287 gene encoding protein TPX2-like isoform X2, whose protein sequence is MEMEEDMEVEAEPVFEAHEIDLEYEFDAVRFFDFTREETHAEACEAELWFESAKSYPPSPFVAKLVLGEDVFLGNVNVSPKSDRENPSSSLYGGYHVGGDKEICANDVYNGDYEALQRGIFGNLQKVLNQPHGLSTGLYNHLSSSKPKGKTNARVKASCNRSSTLMKPTASQLAKQNRPAQVGSSRFQMLPLQNNEKSLCSSSGVENQAPKRQKLDGGQLRKVTDGKQQTTFVHKAPKKDEITDKNAVHAKLRLTIPREPELVTAHRAQRTRPRSGTEIDQATSTVRRFKARPFNKKIFEAPSLPLPKRSTPKLPEFHEFRLKTMDRAMQNASSNSVSNHCNESDKGHDKTSTSSVVENGRRDFRRPIATEVQKQDGEAMHRFKALPLNKKIFSSKGDLGIFRNNKRETTVPMEFNFHTEKRIQHNPPPTDLFSKLSLTSELQPNNGSQLKVPWSNFLSGKGSKENRFDSFKTEHKVAADPMTEKPSNFSRKQIPCGTDGCISDLGGKLQTRSFGIR
- the LOC133778287 gene encoding protein TPX2-like isoform X1 codes for the protein MEMEEDMEVEAEPVFEAHEIDLEYEFDAVRFFDFTREETHAEACEAELWFESAKSYPPSPFVAKLVLGEDVFLGNVNVSPKSDRENPSSSLYGGYHVGGDKEICANDVYNGDYEALQRGIFGNLQKVLNQPHGLSTGLYNHLSSSKPKGKTNARVKASCNRSSTLMKPTASQLAKQNRPAQVGSSRFQMLPLQNNEKSLCSSSGVENQAPKRQKLDGGQLRKVTDGKQQTTFVHKAPKKQDEITDKNAVHAKLRLTIPREPELVTAHRAQRTRPRSGTEIDQATSTVRRFKARPFNKKIFEAPSLPLPKRSTPKLPEFHEFRLKTMDRAMQNASSNSVSNHCNESDKGHDKTSTSSVVENGRRDFRRPIATEVQKQDGEAMHRFKALPLNKKIFSSKGDLGIFRNNKRETTVPMEFNFHTEKRIQHNPPPTDLFSKLSLTSELQPNNGSQLKVPWSNFLSGKGSKENRFDSFKTEHKVAADPMTEKPSNFSRKQIPCGTDGCISDLGGKLQTRSFGIR
- the LOC133778287 gene encoding protein TPX2-like isoform X3, producing the protein MEMEEDMEVEAEPVFEAHEIDLEYEFDAVRFFDFTREETHAEACEAELWFESAKSYPPSPFVAKLVLGEDVFLGNVNVSPKSDRENPSSSLYGGYHVGGDKEICANDVYNGDYEALQRGIFGNLQKVLNQPHGLSTGLYNHLSSSKPKGKTNARVKASCNRSSTLMKPTASQLAKQNRPAQVGSSRFQMLPLQNNEKSLCSSSGVENQAPKRQKLDGGQLRKVTDGKQQTTFVHKAPKKQDEITDKNAVHAKLRLTIPREPELVTAHRAQRTRPRSGTEIDQATSTVRRFKARPFNKKIFEAPSLPLPKRSTPKLPEFHEFRLKTMDRAMQNASSNSVSNHCNESDKGHDKTSTSSVVENGRRDFRRPIATEVQKQDGEAMHRFKALPLNKKIFSSKGDLGIFRNNKRETTVPMEFNFHTEKRIQHNPPPTDLFSKLSLTSELQPNNGSQLKVPWSNFLSGKKIDLTLSRQNIR